Part of the Oncorhynchus tshawytscha isolate Ot180627B linkage group LG23, Otsh_v2.0, whole genome shotgun sequence genome, TGCATCTCTGACTGTAAGTTTTTTCTAGAATGAGGCTTTCAGTAGAAGGGTCAAGGTCCATGCACAGTTGTCTAATTAGAATATAACCAATAAAACggaccatggtggtggtgggggagattCCCAAAATAAACATCTTGAAGTTCAATCAAAGCCAGGTTAATCAAGTCTGGTCTGTCTATGTTCAGTCTGTCAGGCTCAGAGAATGAATATGAACATAAcaaaataatgtattgtcattgtgatttgtgtgtgcgtgtgcatgtgtgtgtgtatgtgcatgtcgATATAGTAAGCGAACAGTCATGTGATGACAGCCAGCAAGGAGTTGTAGTAGAAGCAGGAAGAGAGGTGACATGGCAGTGACTCCTGGACTTTGGGCTTTCAGCTACAGCTCTGGTTTCGACTATATATACAGCATGGCACTGGCctgatagacacacagacagactgaatacacagagatacaccAGGAAAAAAACAGGTGAGGCCAATTCTGAGATTCAAAACAAGGTGTTGGGAAAATGTGATTTTAAGGTTCTAAAATTCAAATGTAATTGATTAATGATGTTTCTGTTTCAGTGAGAAACGCAAATATGAAGGTGTCTGTGGTGCTTGCAATTGCTATACTCTCTGGTAAGTAACATCTAATGTTACCACAACCATAACtactctgtaaaaaaaaaattttaaccTTTGAATGCAACAAGATTATTAGAATGATTATTATTTTAAACTTAGTCGAATTCAAGCTCCTTGAACAGTGTAAGGTCATAAAGTAGGTTAGGTTAAACGACCAATTTCACAGGAACTAACTCTACTTCTACGCTCCAACAGGTTGCCATGCTAACCTGTTCTATGCTGATGAGCCCAAGCCACAGTTGGAGCAGCTGACAGATGCCTTCTGGGACTATGTCGCCAAGGCAACAAAAACTGCCGACGACACCGTCCAGATGATCAGGAAGTCTCAGCTGGGACAGGATGTCAAGTAAGTAATTTGACCTGTGATCTAGTTGTCATAGCATGTTTGTAATGTCTGTAGTGGAAGCCCTCTCAGAGTACTAGTcacccgagtggtgcagcggtctaaggcactgcattgcagaaTCCTGACTTGACcagacccctctcctctcctgcagtGACCGTATCACAGAGAGCGCTGATGTGGCCAGCCAATACGCAGTCTCCCTGCAGGAGCAGCTTCCTCCTGCAGCCAAGGACCTGATGACCAAGATTACCCAGGAGGCTGAGGTGCTGAGAGAGCGTCTGGAGCAGGACCTGGGCAGCGTCAAGGGGAAACTGGAGCCCTACGCAGAGGAGATCAAGACACAAGTCCAGCAGAGAGTGGAGCAGCTGAAACAGGATCTGGCCCCCTATGCAGAGTCCCTGGACTCTGAGGCCCTGAGGGCCACCCTGCTTCAGAAGAGTGAGGAGCTGAAGGGGAGTCTGGAGCAGAGTGTGAAGGAGATGCAGTCCCAGCTGGGTCCCTACACAGATGAGCTGAAGCAGAAAGTGGACCTGCGCCTGCAGGACTTCCAGAAGAGTGTGGCCCCCCTGGCCGAGAACCTCCAGAGCCAGCTGACCACCAGAGCTCAGATGGTGCAGCAGAGCCTAGCCCCCTATGCTGAGGACCTGAAGGACAAGCTGGACCCCTACGCCCAGGACCTGAAGGCCCAGCTTACAGCCCTCTACCAGGCCTTCACCAACACCAACTAAATGGCCCAAACCAACACCACTCCTTGATCCTCTGAAACGTTTTGAGTGATTCTGTCATACCCTGAACTGCACTGTAAAACATGGAAATTAAACTGGGCATATGCCCAGAACatcatatttattattatttagtgCAGGGTGAGAAATATTAACCAAACATTCACACTCAAATATTTATGTGTTTGTTTTTACCTTGTTAAATGTTGAATAATGTCAACCTTTTATAATTTCATTAATTTTTTAAGAAAAATAAAGCTATTGCAGTTATGAACATATGCAAGATTGTTCCCTCATTCATTTAAATGTTAATAGTCAATTATATTATATTCCCTTTAAGTTCATTACACTCAAATTACACATGCAATTTGTCACTCAAGGACACAGGAAAAGTCAAAActatgtctgtccctgtctcttcccagtctctgagtgtctctctctgtgtgtctctatgtgtgtctctatgtgtgtctctatgtgtgtctctatgtgtgtctctctgtgtttctctctctcggtgtgtctctaagtgtctctctctgtgtgtctctctctctctctgtgtgtctctgtgtgtctctctctctcgactccctctctgtgtctctttcgctctatgtctctctctgtgtgtgtgtgtgtgtgtgtgtctctctctctctctctctctctctctctctgtgtgtctcactgggtgtgtctctctctgtgtgtgtcactctctctcttttagcaACACAAATAATTGTGTTGAGTgtgtgaaatcaaatcaaagtttatttgtcacgtgtgctgaatacaacaggtgtagaccttacagtgaaatgcttacttacaggctctaaccaatagtgcaaaaaaggtattaggtgaacaataggtaagtaaagatataaaaccacagtaaaaagacaggctatatacagtagcgaggctataaaagtagcgagtccgggtagccatttgattacctgttcaagagtcttatggcttggggttaaaaACTTTTGAGAAGCCTttctgtcctagacttggcactccggtactgcttgccatgtggtagtagagagaacagtctatgactggggtggctggggtctttgacaatttttagggccttcctctgacatcgcctggtgtagaggtcctgggtggcaggcagcttagccccagtgatgtactgggccgtacgcactacgctctgtagtgtcttgcggtcagaggccgagcaattgccgtaccaggcagtgatgcaaccaattgGAGAATGCTCTCAATGTagcagctgtaaaactttttgaggatctcaggacccatgtcaaatccttttagtttcctgagggggaataggctttgtcatgccctcttcacgactgtcttggtgtgtttggaccattctagtttgttgttgatatggacaccaaggaacttgaagctctcaacatgctccactacagccttgtcgatgagaatggggacatgctcggtcctccttttcctgtagtccacaatcatctccttagtcttgattatGTTGAGgtataggttgttattctggcaccacctggccaggtctctgaccttctcccaaTAGGCtatctcgtcgttgtcggtgatcaggcctaccactgttgtgtcgtctgcaaacttaatgatggtgttggagtagtgccttgccatgcagtcgtgggtgaacagggtgtacaggaggggactgagcacgcacccctggggagctccaggttgaagatcagcgtggcagatgtattgctacctaccctcaccacctgggggcggcttgtcaggaagtccaggatccagctgcagagggaggtgtttagtcccaggatccttagcttagtgatgagctttgagggtactatggtgttgaacgctgagctgtagtcaatgaatagcattctcaaataagtgttccttttgtccatgtgggaaagggcagtgtggagtgcaatagagatgacataatctgtggatctgtttgggatctgtttgggcggtatgcaaattggagtgggtctagggtttctgggatgaaggtgttgatgtgagccattatcaacctttcaaagcacttaatggcaACGGACATGAGTGGCTACGGGTGtgcagtcatttaggcaggttgcctttgtgttcttgggcacagggactatgggcagctcgcggctgtgcttccctttgtagtctgtaatagttttcaagccctgccacataagacgagtgtcggagccggtgtagtatgattcaatcttagccctgtattgacgctttgcctgtttgatgatttgTTGCACggtatagcaggatttcttgtaagcttccgggctagagtcccacaccttgaaagcgacagctctaccctgtagctcagtgtgaatgttgcctgtaatccatggcttctggttggggtatgtacgtacagtcactgtggggacgacgtcctcgatgcacttattgataaagccagtgactgatgtggtgtactcctcaatgccatcagaaaaaaacagtcctgtagttcagcatctgcttcatctgaccactttttatagaccgagtcactggtgcttcctgctttaattttagcttgtaagcaggaatcaggaggatagagttgtggtcggatttaccaaatggagggcgagggagagctttgtatgtgtctctgtgtgtggagtacaggtgatctatatatttttttccctgtggttgcacatttaacatgttgatagaaatttggtagaactaaTTTaagttccctgcattaaagtctctggccactaggagcgccgcctctgggtgagtggtttcctgtttgcttatttccttatacagctgactgagtgcggtcttagtgccagaatCTGTcggtggtggtaaataaacagccatgaaaagtatagctgaaaactctttaggcaagtagtgtggcctgcaatttatcacaatatagagacttcatgcaccagctgttgtttacaaatatgcacagaccgcccccctcgtcttaccggagtgtgctgttctatcttgccggtgcagcgtatatcccgctagctgaatataaTATTCACGtcttcattcagccacgattccgtgaaacataggatattacagtttttgatgtcccgttggtaggatattcgtgatcgtacctcgtctagtttattgtccaatgattgcacgttggcgagtagtattgatggcaacggcagctttcccacacGCCTTTTCCGGGTCCTGgccaggcatccggctctttgtcctctgtatcTGCATCGTTTCCTCTCACGGGAATGTTGGCCCTatcgggtgtttggagaatgtcctgtgcgtcTTGCTtatccgaggtgagtgattgctgtcctgatatccagaagctctttttttgccATAAGAcatggttgcagaaacattatgtacaaaataagttacaaataatgtgaaaaaaacacataatagcacaattagCGCCCGTAAACCTGCTGCCATTCCTTCCGGCGCAATTTTTGCATTGCTTAAATAGAGACTGTTATTTCCTGGGCCTCCTAAGTCCAGACATTTGTATCTCTAGCTCCTGTGTCAGGAGTTGTAATGGCATGTGACATTCATACCCAGAAAACATGACTCCCATGTGGGTATATGGTGGGCAAAATGGGCaagggctagcccacaccagcccaacaggggctagcccacaccagcccaacaggggctagcccacaccagcccaacaggggctagcccacaccagcccaacaggggctagcccacaccagcccaacagggGCTAGCCCTCACCAGCCCAAcaggggctagcccacaccagcccaacacaggctagcccacaccagcccaacaggggctagcccacaccagcccaacagggGTCATCTCACACCAGCCCAACAGGGGCTAGCCCTCACCAGCCCAACAGGGGCTAGCCctcaccagcccaacacaggctagcccacaccagcccaacaggggtcatcccacaccaagcccagcaagggctagcccacaccagcccaacaggggtcatcccacaccaagcccagcatgggctagcccacaccagcccaacaggggctagcccacaccagcccaacaggggccatcccacaccagcccaacaggggctagcccacaccagcccaacacaggctagctcacaccaagcccaacaggggctagcccacaccagcccaacaggggctagcccacaccagcccaacagaggctagcccacaccagcccaacaggagctagcccacaccagcccaacaggtgtcatcccacaccaagcccagcaagggctagcccacaccagcccaacaggggccatcccacaccaagcccagcacgGGCTAGCCCTCACCAAGCCCAGCACAGGCTAGCCCTCACCAAGCCCAGCACAGGCTAGCCCTCACCAAGCCCAGCACAGGCTAGCCCTCACCAAGCCCAGCACAGGCTAGCCCTCACCAAGCCCAGCACAGGCTAGCCCTCACCAAGCCCAGTACAGGCTAGCCCTCACCAAGCCCAGCACAGGCTAGCCCTCACCAAGCCCAGCACAGGCTAGCCCTCACCAAGCccagcacaggctagcccacaccagcccaacaggggccatcccacaccaagcccagcaaGGGCTAGCCCACGCCAGCCCAACAGGGGCCatcccacaccaagcccagcaaGGGCTAGCCCTCACCAAGCCCAGCACAGGCTAGCCCTCACCAAGCCCAGCACAGGCTAGCCCTCACCAAGCCCAGCACAGGCTAGCCCTCATCAAGCCCAGCACAGGCTAGCCCTCGCCAAGCCCAGCACAGGCTAGCCCTCGCCAAGCCCAGCACAGGCTAGCCCTCGCCAAGCCCAGCACAGGCTAGCCCTCATCAATCCCAGCACAGGCTAGCCCTCACCAAGCCCAGATAAAGGTGGAGGCTCATTAAAATATTTGGGGGCGTGGTTTGCACACAATGTTTTTTGTGCAACCGTTACTGTGCATGTAGTTCCAGTTgaagtgttctgttgtgttgatGCCGATTTATTTTAGATCTTCTATTTGAAGTATTTTTTAAAACACttaaatatgtgcatgtgacaTGACAAATGTAACAGTTTCTCTTGTAGAACATGATGTATGATAGTAACAACAATGTATCATGTTTCCTAAATAGGCTTATAAAATATGCAATTCATGCATTGAATTAAATTGATATAATGAAATAAGTAAATAGATTCCTATTAAATGCTAAAGGCATTTCATGCCATGTGGGCATGTTTGCTGGGAGAATATGGGTTTACTTCAGGCCAAGTGAGGGCTGCCCGCACCAGAATGATGACGAATGCCTTGGGCGCCAACGTGGAGACGATGAGCGAAGGCACATCAGCCAATGTTTGCAGACTACTTGGGGCCAATATTTTAGCCAATGTGAGCAGCCTA contains:
- the LOC112235284 gene encoding apolipoprotein A-IV encodes the protein MKVSVVLAIAILSGCHANLFYADEPKPQLEQLTDAFWDYVAKATKTADDTVQMIRKSQLGQDVNDRITESADVASQYAVSLQEQLPPAAKDLMTKITQEAEVLRERLEQDLGSVKGKLEPYAEEIKTQVQQRVEQLKQDLAPYAESLDSEALRATLLQKSEELKGSLEQSVKEMQSQLGPYTDELKQKVDLRLQDFQKSVAPLAENLQSQLTTRAQMVQQSLAPYAEDLKDKLDPYAQDLKAQLTALYQAFTNTN